Proteins co-encoded in one Siniperca chuatsi isolate FFG_IHB_CAS linkage group LG11, ASM2008510v1, whole genome shotgun sequence genomic window:
- the mypn gene encoding myopalladin isoform X3 — MQENNTDQPPSLSQLLRESYLAEARAQQRHSEMSRSDASSSRLQIYGSLKSKAEDSVGHNDPQLPDLSAFLSQEELDKSVNLARQAIGHEPREERAEVKASVTPLTPSNISSASVSSSEPPSVPLANPAPVLFAAPSTVPFTQPVPEFKELPATHTTFTSDRKMLKASTQQENMIRNSRDSSEGFNDFNRSARNAPYGPETQSKKEFLNKAADFIEELSSLFKANSSKRVRPRACKTHRSRNQNKSQNDGTVYPLSLDNRERAVMPVEVEKERPSPAVSHQPEVQLDSGIGHVEFQDSRITVEQQYDSVSQEVVEADSCALTETPYPAEPVCEPPHFIQKLKSREVPEGSKVQLDCIVRGLPVPEVRWFCEGKELENSPDIQVITNGELHSLIIAEAFEEDTGRYSCFASNFYGTDSTSAEIYVEGASSSDSEGEQHFEHVAQLQRKSLPPSSSQTLSAEEEDSLSSQPAAATEEPAEQLSSPPTNQTIPEPLLPVQKSGTILPVPELSKTSVASTAHPAQEETTMLPVQVFPTLSPGDTELPEAQEVSTSVSVISTPPPVQTATAIATLLPLNSVVSSVLPVLSNPTQTPRPKSQTSNHNYLQALNGQPIMAAPVFTKSLQDLLASEGQLVVLECRMKGVPSPRVDWYREGKIIEDSPDFRILQKKPRSPAESEEICTLVIAEVFAEDSGMFTCTASNKYGTVSSTAALRVKGNGSNSNHVRPFSSLTVEPSRIQEPSPSAPAVNPQPEVTVTNSIKPHSSTIRLDPLVSSTLRLDPLNTSTLRLDPHSSSMLRPDPLRTSLPSLEPSSLSSSFSLSSRSTSTPNLDPFYLHQDPPGSSRTHLEPQNGGQVLSYPKPFISPSASETLAEQEVSRLSVTSPDTSPRVKGTPQNGSPIVVPLPDPPPNSCLKTGALTNHKDSRSSSRVGLRVHFKLPEDEEDEQSDTSSQSDEDTTQTSVGKEPPPVLAKPKLDPAQLQLLHHQVLMEQQQETEPQTQTHTQPQSHPPFQIQIQSEVQSSHKGPLWSPRMHHEPHPPPIPPYFNTTTASQQTPHSAPPVTTAPPAPSLSAAPALNTTFSPLLNTSPAPPLSSPPSVPQLKTSSLVTSPPPAPQLKTAPPLSIAPVTQMNTIHASHLNLSPAALPRTAPTPQISSPPAPKLSTAPTDSPLALQQIVSPAPLLRSTHASLMNLTATSHTFNYARPKEFIAAQTFSPVRSPSPTESPVPLLHELAAELNSSAASSPTLPPFSPPPRIFPTRVLKSPTSPPSVVSSPTPGSASFLNSMFAIRAQSPPQASSPTSSSSTPSPIQNPVAFLSSVLPSLTPSQPTNSMGLPKGAPLGLKKNVPKMRLPSTEDIRESKEILLHDIEKKLRFKDDTPHFAHQQKLSNEGKTASRPLGPNIPATVINYDEEYKVSSFEQRLMSEIEFRLERTPVEESDDEVQHDDVPTGKCIAPIFDKKLKNFRAMEGVPVTFSCKVVGIPVPKVYWFKDGKQILRKNIHYKKIREGDGTCALHIESTTNDDDGNYTIMAANPQGRISCSGHLIVQTGPPRNRLTPIHSQR, encoded by the exons ATGCAAGAGAACAACACTGACCAGCCACCGTCACTGTCTCAGCTCTTAAGAGAGAGCTACCTGGCAGAGGCCAGAGCCCAGCAGCGCCACAGCGAGATGAGCCGCTCAGACGCTTCTTCCTCACGCCTTCAGATCTACGGGTCGCTTAAAAGCAAGGCTGAGGACTCTGTGGGCCACAATGACCCCCAACTCCCAGACCTCTCAGCCTTCCTCAGCCAAGAGGAGCTGGATAAGAGTGTGAACTTGGCCCGCCAGGCCATCGGACATGAGCCACGTGAGGAGAGGGCAGAGGTCAAGGCCTCTGTCACACCATTAACCCCCTCCAACATCTCCTCAGCCTCAGTTTCTTCCTCTGAACCCCCATCTGTTCCCTTGGCTAACCCCGCTCCTGTTCTTTTTGCTGCCCCCTCCACTGTGCCCTTCACCCAGCCAGTCCCTGAATTCAAAGAACTGccagcaacacacacaacattcaCATCAGACAGAAAGATGCTCAAAGCATCAACGCAGCAGGAAAACATGATCAGAAACAGCAGGGACTCCAGTGAAGGATTCAACGACTTTAACAGGTCAGCGAGGAACGCTCCGTACGGTCCAGAGACCCAGTCCAAGAAGGAGTTCCTCAACAAAGCAGCGGACTTCATTGAGgagctctcctctctcttcaaGGCCAACAGCTCCAAACGGGTACGGCCGAGAGCGTGCAAAACCCACAGGAGTAGGAACCAGAACAAGAGCCAGAACGATGGGACAGTTTATCCCCTCAGCCTGGACAACAGGGAGCGTGCTGTCATGCCTgtggaggtggagaaggagagacCCAGCCCTGCTGTAAGCCACCAACCAGAGGTCCAGCTGGACTCAGGGATTGGGCACGTGGAGTTTCAGGACAGCAGGATTACTGTGGAGCAGCAGTATGACTCTGTTTcccaggaggtggtggaggctGATAGCTGTGCATTGACAGAAACTCCATACCCAGCGGAGCCTGTGTGTGAGCCTCCTCATTTTATCCAGAAACTGAAAAGCAGGGAGGTTCCAGAGGGCAGCAAGGTCCAATTAGACTGCATTGTAAGAGGACTCCCCGTGCCTGAAGTCCG GTGGTTTTGTGAGGGCAAGGAGCTGGAGAACAGCCCTGACATTCAGGTCATCACTAACGGCGAGCTGCACTCTCTAATCATCGCAGAGGCGTTCGAGGAAGATACTGGACGCTACTCTTGCTTCGCATCTAATTTCTATGGCACTGACTCCACGTCAGCTGAGATCTATGTCGAAG GTGCCTCCTCTTCGGACTCTGAGGGAGAACAGCACTTTGAACATGTAGCCCA GCTGCAGAGGAAATCTTTACCTCCATCATCGAGCCAAACTCTCTCTGCAGAAGAGGAAGACTCTCTGTCATCCCAACCTGCAGCAGCCACTGAGGAGCCAGCAGAGCAGCTCTCCTCTCCACCAACTAACCAAACAATCCCTGAACCTCTTCTACCAGTCCAGAAATCAGGCACCATACTTCCAGTCCCAGAGCTCTCTAAAACATCTGTAGCATCCACAGCACACCCTGCTCAGGAGGAGACAACCATGCTACCTGTGCAGGTGTTTCCTACTTTGTCACCTGGCGATACAGAACTTCCAGAAGCCCAGGAGGTGTCAACATCTGTCTCAGTCATATCCACACCACCGCCTGTGCAGACAGCTACAGCGATAGCTACATTATTGCCTTTGAACTCGGTGGTGTCGTCTGTGCTGCCAGTCCTGTCAAATCCAACACAAACACCCCGACCTAAG AGTCAAACCTCCAACCACAACTATCTACAAGCGTTGAACGGACAACCTATCATGGCTGCCCCTGTATTCACAAAG AGCCTGCAGGATCTCCTTGCATCAGAAGGccagctggtggtgctagagtgCCGCATGAAAGGGGTGCCTTCACCCCGAGTGGACTGGTACAGAGAGGGAAAAATCATAGAGGACTCTCCTGATTTCAGGATCCTGCAGAAAA AGCCCAGATCTCCGGCTGAATCAG AGGAAATATGCACTCTGGTCATTGCTGAGGTCTTTGCTGAAGATTCGGGGATGTTTACTTGTACAGCAAGCAACAAGTATGGAACTGTGTCCAGCACTGCTGCACTAAGGGTCAAAg GCAATGGCAGCAACAGCAACCACGTGAGGCCTTTCAGCAGTTTAACGGTGGAGCCCAGTCGAATCCAAGAACCTTCCCCATCAGCTCCTGCTGTAAACCCTCAACCAGAGGTTACTGTGACCAACAGCATCAAGCCCCACTCCAGCACCATTCGCCTAGACCCGCTCGTCTCAAGCACCTTACGCCTGGACCCCCTAAACACCAGCACCCTCCGTCTGGACCCCCACAGCTCCAGCATGTTGCGTCCAGACCCCCTCCGCACTAGTCTACCCAGTCTGGAACCCTCCAGCCTGAGCagcagcttcagcctcagctctCGCAGCACGAGCACCCCAAACTTAGATCCTTTCTACCTCCACCAGGACCCTCCTGGATCCAGTAGAACACATCTAGAACCACAGAACGGTGGACAAGTGCTCTCATACCCAAAACCCTTCATTTCCCCATCTGCATCTGAGACATTAGCTGAGCAGGAAGTGTCCAGACTCTCAGTCACATCACCAGACACGAGCCCCAGAGTTAAGGGGACCCCCCAGAATGGAAGCCCCATTGTGGTGCCCCTCCCCGATCCCCCTCCTAACTCCTGCCTAAAGACAGGCGCCCTGACGAACCACAAGGACTCACGCTCCAGCTCCAGAGTCGGTCTGCGTGTGCACTTCAAACTacctgaggatgaggaggatgaacAAAGTGACACATCCAGTCAGTCTGATGAAGACACCACTCAGACGTCAGTGGGCAAAGAACCACCACCAGTGCTGGCTAAACCCAAACT GGACCCAGCGCAGCTCCAGCTTCTGCACCACCAGGTCCTcatggagcagcagcaggagactGAACCTCAGACCCAAACCCACACCCAGCCTCAGTCCCACCCCCCATTCCAGATCCAGATCCAGTCCGAGGTCCAAAGCTCCCACAAAGGTCCGCTGTGGTCACCCAGAATGCACCATGAACCCCATCCACCACCTATCCCGCCCTACTTTAACACCACGACAGCCTCGCAGCAGACACCCCACTCTGCACCTCCAGTGACCACCGCCCCCCCGGCTCCCTCTCTGAGCGCTGCACCAGCTCTCAACACCACCTTTTCACCTCTTCTCAACacttctcctgctcctcctctgagCTCCCCTCCTTCAGTTCCTCAGCTAAAGACTTCCTCACTGGTGACCTCCCCTCCACCTGCCCCACAGCTGAAAACAGCTCCTCCTCTCAGTATAGCTCCTGTAACCCAGATGAACACCATCCATGCTTCCCACCTCAACCTGTCCCCCGCAGCTCTTCCCAGAACTGCACCCACACCCCaaatttcctctcctcctgcaccAAAGCTTAGTACAGCCCCTACAGATTCACCCCTGGCCTTACAGCAGATCGtatctcctgctcctcttctgaGAAGCACCCATGCCTCCCTCATGAACCTCACCGCCACCTCCCACACCTTCAACTACGCACGGCCTAAAGAGTTCATAGCTGCTCAGACCTTCTCACCAGTCAGGAGTCCTTCCCCAACAGAATCACCAGTCCCTCTGCTCCACGAGCTGGCAGCTGAGCTCAACTCCTCTGCAGCCAGCTCCCCTACTCTCCCGCCATTTTCCCCGCCACCCAGGATCTTTCCCACGAGGGTGCTCAAGTCGCCCACCAGCCCTCCGTCCGTTGTGTCCTCACCCACGCCGGGGTCGGCGTCGTTCCTGAACAGCATGTTCGCCATACGAGCCCAATCGCCTCCCCAGGCCTCTTCTCccacctccagcagctccacCCCCAGCCCCATTCAAAACCCTGTGGCGTTCCTAAGCTCCGTCCTGCCGTCCCTGACCCCGAGTCAGCCCACCAACTCAATGGGCCTGCCCAAGGGAGCTCCTTTAGG GCTAAAAAAGAACGTACCAAAGATGCGCCTCCCGTCAACTGAAGACATTCGTGAAAGCAAAGAAATTCTCCTCCATGACATTGAGAAAAAGCTTCGATTCAAAGACGATACTCCACATTTTGCACATCAACAG AAGCTGAGTAATGAGGGGAAAACAGCGAGCAGACCCCTTGGACCAAACATTCCTGCTACTGTCATTAACTATGATGAG gaGTACAAAGTGTCCAGCTTTGAGCAGAGACTAATGAGCGAGATTGAATTCCGCTTGGAGCGAACGCCAGTGGAGGAGTCGGATGATGAGGTGCAGCACGATGACGTCCCCACAGGAAAATGCATCGCACCCATATTTGACAAGAAACTGAAGAACTTCCGAGCCATGGAAGGCGTGCCTGTCACTTTCTCATGTAAAGTAGTGGGAATCCCTGTTCCAAAG GTTTACTGGTTCAAGGATGGCAAGCAGATCTTGAGGAAGAACATCCATTACAAGAAGATAAGAGAGGGGGATGGGACCTGTGCTTTACATATAGAGTCCACAACCAATGATGACGATGGCAACTATACCATCATGGCAGCTAATCCACAG GGACGAATCAGCTGCTCAGGACATTTGATAGTCCAAACAGGACCTCCCCGAAATCGACTGACACCTATTCACTCTCAGAGGTGA